One window from the genome of Solea solea chromosome 2, fSolSol10.1, whole genome shotgun sequence encodes:
- the LOC131454924 gene encoding ribosyldihydronicotinamide dehydrogenase [quinone]-like, with protein sequence MAKKVLIVYAHQSGASFNAAAKNVVVEVLSTKDCTVEVSDLYAMKFQASATAEDITGDVKDTENFRYAEETKLAWEEGKLSADITEEQRKVTEADLIIFQFPMYWSTVPAIMKGWFDRVLTLGFAYSQDKMYSNGMFKGKKVMLSFTTGCHESMFTENGISGDINVTLWPLQNGILYYCGFQVLAPQIFWAPSLISSEERKAMLEAWRTRLQGLLEEEPLGFTPLDCFDEKGFQLKPEVREKHAAKKVGLAVGIHLGMPLPPNSQVKAGV encoded by the exons ATGG CAAAGAAGGTTTTGATTGTGTATGCCCATCAGAGCGGAGCCTCGTTCAATGCTGCAGCCAAAAATGTGGTAGTGGAGGTTTTGTCAACCAAGGACTGCACCGTTGAGGTTTCTGACCTGTATGCTATGAAGTTTCAAGCCTCTGCTACTGCGGAGGACATCACAG GTGACGTTAAGGATACTGAGAACTTTCGTTATGCAGAAGAGACCAAGCTGGCATGGGAGGAAGGAAAGCTGTCTGCAGACATTACTGAGGAACAACGTAAAGTCACTGAGGCAGATCTGATCATCTTTCAG TTCCCCATGTACTGGTCCACTGTTCCTGCAATCATGAAGGGCTGGTTTGACCGGGTGCTCACACTGGGCTTTGCCTACTCCCAAGATAAGATGTATAGCAATGGAATGTTCAAG GGCAAGAAAGTCATGCTGTCCTTCACCACTGGCTGTCATGAGTCCATGTTTACTGAAAATGGCATCAGCGGAGACATCAATGTCACACTTTGGCCACTACAG aATGGGATCCTCTACTACTGTGGCTTCCAGGTTCTGGCCCCCCAAATCTTCTGGGCTCCCTCTCTGATTTCTTCTGAGGAGCGTAAGGCCATGCTGGAGGCCTGGCGCACACGACTGCAGGGACTCCTGGAGGAAGAGCCGCTGGGCTTCACTCCTCTGGACTGCTTTGACGAGAAGGGCTTCCAGTTGAAGCCCGAGGTCCGTGAGAAGCATGCAGCCAAGAAGGTTGGACTTGCAGTGGGAATCCACCTGGGGATGCCCCTCCCACCAAACAGCCAGGTGAAAGCTGGGGTCTGA
- the LOC131455483 gene encoding helix-loop-helix protein 2-like — MTSVEISGREDSEMMLSPQQTETERPLELDVHCGSAERADGEANACSVRATALSIEEKRRRRRATAKYRCAHATRERVRVVAFNVAFAELRKILPTSPPDRKLSKIEILQLAVCYISYLSHVLDVQVVTR; from the exons atgacGTCAGTGGAGATTTCAG gacgtgaggacagtgagaTGATGCTCAGTCCTCAGCAGACGGAGACAGAGCGCCCCCTGGAGCTGGATGTTCACTGTGGCTCTGCCGAGCGCGCGGATGGAGAGGCCAATGCGTGTTCCGTGCGCGCGACCGCCCTCAGCATAGAGGAGAAGAGGCGGAGGAGGCGCGCGACAGCTAAGTATCGGTGCGCGCACGCCACCAGGGAGCGCGTCCGTGTCGTGGCCTTCAACGTGGCCTTTGCAGAGCTGAGGAAAATCCTGCCCACGAGCCCACCAGACAGGAAGTTGTCCAAGATTGAGATCCTACAACTCGCCGTTTGTTACATCTCTTACCTGAGTCACGTGCTGGATGTTCAGGTTGTAACacgatga